A part of Halostella limicola genomic DNA contains:
- a CDS encoding nitrilase-related carbon-nitrogen hydrolase encodes MKVALAQIEIEAGEVEANVDRAVDAVAAAAGEGADLVALPEIFNVGYFAFDLYHRRAEPLEGETLTRIAEAAAEHGVGVLAGSIVEDLAATKTAYTPADEGLANTAVLFDREGERRLVYRKHHLFGYESAENELLVPGERIQVASFEDHTVAVTTCYDLRFPELYREFADDVTLTLVPSAWPYPRVEHWQTLSRARAVENQFYVATINGSGAFDDAELLGRSTVYDPWGTPIASSDDDPALVTATADPDAVTEVRDEFPALRDRRL; translated from the coding sequence GTGAAGGTCGCGCTCGCCCAGATCGAGATCGAGGCCGGCGAGGTCGAGGCGAACGTCGACCGCGCGGTCGACGCCGTCGCCGCCGCGGCCGGCGAGGGGGCGGATCTCGTCGCCCTCCCTGAGATCTTCAACGTCGGTTACTTCGCGTTCGATCTGTACCACCGCCGCGCCGAACCGCTGGAGGGCGAGACGCTCACCCGGATCGCCGAGGCGGCGGCCGAGCACGGCGTCGGCGTCCTCGCCGGCAGCATCGTCGAGGACCTCGCGGCGACGAAGACCGCGTACACCCCCGCCGACGAGGGCCTCGCCAACACCGCCGTCCTGTTCGACCGCGAAGGGGAGCGGCGCCTCGTCTACCGCAAGCATCACCTGTTCGGCTACGAGTCCGCCGAGAACGAACTGCTCGTCCCCGGCGAGCGCATTCAGGTCGCCTCGTTCGAGGACCACACGGTCGCCGTCACCACCTGCTACGACCTCCGATTCCCCGAACTGTATCGCGAGTTCGCCGACGACGTGACGCTGACGCTGGTCCCGAGCGCGTGGCCGTACCCCCGCGTCGAGCACTGGCAGACCCTCTCGCGGGCCCGCGCCGTCGAGAACCAGTTCTACGTCGCGACGATCAACGGCAGCGGCGCCTTCGACGACGCCGAACTGCTCGGCCGATCGACGGTCTACGACCCCTGGGGGACGCCGATAGCGAGCAGCGACGACGACCCCGCGCTCGTCACCGCGACGGCCGACCCGGACGCCGTCACCGAGGTCCGCGACGAGTTCCCGGCCCTTCGGGACCGGCGGCTGTAA